From Thermus tengchongensis, one genomic window encodes:
- a CDS encoding tetratricopeptide repeat protein, producing the protein MPDELRLYLKERFGVWGPVSPGRFEAELAKRVGSPAKREPVLKAWRAYLSGGGREAVRSFYQEILKVPKGEALVYGMHLPFLEFYAREVPSRLEGQVLEVGAFTGALVGYLQRKRPELSFHALDGVEEAVELGKKRVPEVAWHLAWAEEAELPPFDTLLLLSVFPEGFVDQELESRLEAPSFWKRFGFFERLPLFARLLKPGGLLIYGHGPFLGKSPEGVEEGLKHLGFDQVERVGEGEYFLVLARRPEALEVKEAAWSLAVDEEASLELEEAPLRVPVLVQEDLSEVRELLAAGRYAEVLAHLPEEVEGEAACLRGRALFALSRYAEAEEVLRRALSEEAEDLRAMVLVELGEYERARPRLEALAGRGGRYRIYLGRVYLSLGRYADALRQFVESGLPEAEGYVREALERITERMRRFAREGEWAEVSRRAEFVEDLSPTLLTREMLRLGLKAALIQGLFARAERYARRLADLDEAEGFLGLALVALRVRSPLEVRPMEDLKPVEPYLTEALARAEIPEALLLLGMLREREGRHLEALRLLERAADRGTGEVAGLAYHHLAQVKRALRRPLKEILGDHKRAHALRAYPAPYLFQLAQEALKGGEEVLARELLSRARDAGLSEVAEEDLMGLLALLERLEGPWAAFSLLYQALGRTPKPPLELLALAYRLSRGFRESPEASEVRGQYLAALYAEGRGEEVERLLLEELRADPQALEVLFDLAEHYEGQGNWRKAAEHWQKALEVALYREKDLDLSREVLRNLLFLRPHDESLSLYLEELKAVSRGLEALGESPKALPETKEELLEEGLPQFHGEHLLVVGGHTQLRSRLVPLLEARGLKVDWFDADTAGVGKEALRRIQNRLERAHGLMVVSSYVGHDFSEPVRLEAERLGVPVYVIPGRARGATGFLRALKAFAPELFKRALKGVQ; encoded by the coding sequence ATGCCTGATGAGCTAAGGCTATACCTGAAGGAGCGGTTTGGCGTCTGGGGGCCGGTTTCCCCGGGGCGCTTTGAGGCCGAGTTGGCCAAGCGGGTGGGAAGTCCCGCCAAGCGGGAGCCTGTTCTCAAGGCCTGGCGGGCCTACCTTTCGGGGGGCGGCAGGGAGGCGGTGCGAAGTTTCTACCAGGAGATCCTCAAGGTGCCCAAGGGGGAGGCCCTGGTCTACGGCATGCACCTGCCCTTTTTGGAGTTCTACGCCCGGGAGGTGCCTTCCCGCTTAGAGGGGCAGGTTTTGGAGGTGGGGGCCTTCACCGGGGCCTTGGTGGGCTATTTGCAGAGGAAGCGGCCCGAGCTTTCCTTCCACGCCCTGGACGGGGTGGAGGAGGCCGTGGAGCTTGGGAAAAAGCGGGTGCCCGAGGTGGCCTGGCACCTGGCCTGGGCGGAGGAGGCGGAGCTTCCCCCCTTTGACACCCTGCTTCTCCTTTCCGTGTTCCCCGAGGGCTTTGTGGACCAGGAGCTGGAAAGCCGCCTCGAGGCCCCCTCCTTTTGGAAACGCTTCGGTTTCTTTGAGCGCCTTCCCCTTTTCGCCCGGCTGTTGAAGCCCGGTGGGCTTTTGATTTACGGCCACGGGCCCTTCCTGGGCAAAAGCCCGGAAGGGGTGGAGGAAGGCCTAAAGCACCTGGGGTTTGACCAGGTGGAGCGGGTGGGGGAAGGGGAGTACTTTCTGGTGCTGGCGAGAAGGCCCGAGGCACTGGAGGTTAAGGAGGCGGCCTGGTCCCTGGCGGTGGACGAGGAAGCTTCCCTGGAGCTTGAGGAGGCACCCCTGCGGGTTCCCGTTCTGGTTCAGGAGGATCTTTCCGAGGTGCGGGAGCTTCTGGCCGCAGGGCGGTATGCGGAGGTGCTGGCCCATCTGCCCGAGGAAGTGGAAGGGGAGGCGGCCTGCCTGAGGGGGCGGGCCCTTTTCGCCCTTTCCCGCTATGCCGAGGCGGAGGAGGTCTTAAGGCGGGCCCTTTCCGAGGAGGCGGAGGACCTAAGGGCCATGGTGCTGGTGGAGCTCGGGGAGTACGAGCGGGCCAGGCCCCGCCTCGAGGCCCTGGCGGGGAGGGGAGGAAGGTACCGCATCTACCTGGGCCGGGTCTACCTGAGCCTGGGGCGGTATGCGGACGCCCTCAGGCAGTTTGTGGAATCGGGCCTGCCCGAGGCGGAAGGGTACGTGCGGGAGGCCCTGGAACGGATCACCGAGCGCATGCGCCGCTTCGCCCGGGAAGGAGAGTGGGCGGAGGTAAGCCGCCGGGCGGAGTTTGTGGAGGACCTTTCCCCAACCCTACTGACCCGGGAGATGCTCCGGCTTGGCCTGAAGGCGGCCCTGATCCAGGGGCTTTTTGCCCGGGCGGAGCGGTATGCCAGGAGGCTTGCGGATCTGGACGAGGCCGAGGGCTTTTTGGGGCTTGCCCTGGTGGCCCTAAGGGTCCGCTCTCCGCTGGAGGTGCGGCCCATGGAGGACTTGAAGCCAGTGGAGCCCTACCTCACCGAGGCCTTGGCCCGGGCGGAAATCCCTGAGGCCTTGCTGCTTCTCGGGATGCTCCGGGAACGGGAGGGGCGCCACCTGGAAGCCCTACGCCTTTTGGAACGGGCGGCGGATCGGGGAACAGGGGAGGTGGCGGGCCTGGCCTACCACCACCTGGCCCAGGTGAAGCGGGCCCTCAGGCGGCCCCTTAAGGAGATCCTGGGGGACCACAAGCGGGCCCATGCCTTAAGGGCCTACCCTGCCCCCTACCTTTTCCAGCTGGCCCAGGAGGCCCTGAAGGGGGGAGAGGAGGTCTTGGCCAGGGAGCTTCTCTCCCGGGCCCGGGATGCCGGGCTTTCCGAGGTGGCCGAGGAGGACCTCATGGGGCTCCTTGCCCTTCTGGAGAGGCTGGAGGGTCCCTGGGCGGCCTTTAGCCTTCTCTACCAGGCCCTGGGCCGCACGCCAAAGCCCCCCCTGGAGCTTCTGGCCCTGGCCTACCGGCTTTCCCGTGGTTTCCGGGAAAGTCCCGAGGCCTCGGAGGTGCGGGGGCAGTACTTGGCCGCCCTGTATGCCGAGGGGCGGGGGGAGGAGGTGGAGCGGCTTTTGCTGGAGGAGCTGAGGGCCGATCCCCAAGCCCTGGAGGTGCTCTTTGACCTGGCGGAGCACTACGAAGGCCAGGGGAACTGGCGGAAGGCGGCGGAGCACTGGCAGAAGGCCTTGGAGGTAGCCCTTTATCGGGAAAAGGACCTGGACCTTTCCCGGGAGGTCTTAAGAAACCTCCTCTTCCTAAGGCCTCACGACGAGAGCCTTTCCCTTTACCTGGAGGAGCTTAAGGCGGTGAGCCGGGGCCTGGAGGCCTTGGGGGAAAGCCCAAAGGCCCTGCCCGAGACCAAGGAGGAGCTCTTAGAGGAAGGCTTGCCCCAGTTCCACGGGGAGCACCTTCTGGTGGTGGGCGGGCATACCCAGCTCAGGAGCCGGCTGGTTCCCCTCCTCGAGGCCCGGGGCCTCAAAGTGGACTGGTTTGATGCGGATACCGCCGGGGTGGGCAAGGAGGCCCTAAGGCGGATCCAGAACCGCCTGGAGAGGGCCCATGGCCTCATGGTGGTTTCCAGCTATGTGGGCCACGACTTCTCCGAGCCCGTGCGCCTAGAGGCGGAGCGCCTGGGGGTTCCGGTCTACGTGATCCCGGGGCGGGCCCGGGGGGCCACGGGGTTTTTAAGGGCCCTCAAGGCCTTCGCCCCCGAGCTCTTCAAACGGGCCCTCAAGGGGGTACAGTAG
- a CDS encoding 1,9-bis(guanidino)-5-aza-nonane synthase, giving the protein MEKKELLSTPVVPIDIKAFDAGPILEAMGKTAFQARNLHRAAEIYLKMLEDDATVILTLAGSLVSAGQGLIIHDLIRKGLVDVIVATGANIVDQDFFEALGHRHYQGDPKADDETLRRLWIDRIYDTYIDEEELRHTDYTIAEIADALEPRPYSSREFIWHMGRYLAERGLGEGSIVRAAYEEGVPIFVPAFSDSSAGFGLVYHQVKNPKAHVTIDSVADFRELTEIKLKAGTTGLVMLGGGVPKNFAQDIVVAAEVLGHQVEMHKYAIQITVADERDGGLSGSTLSEAQSWGKVDAALSQMVFAEASLAFPLLASYVYHRAPMRAKRRYADLFAEEVPA; this is encoded by the coding sequence ATGGAGAAGAAGGAACTCCTCTCTACGCCCGTGGTCCCCATCGACATCAAGGCCTTCGACGCCGGACCCATCCTCGAGGCCATGGGCAAGACCGCCTTCCAGGCGAGGAACCTCCACCGGGCGGCGGAGATCTACCTCAAGATGCTGGAGGACGACGCCACCGTCATCCTCACCCTGGCGGGGAGCCTGGTTTCTGCCGGTCAGGGCCTCATCATCCATGACCTGATCCGCAAAGGCCTGGTGGACGTCATCGTGGCCACCGGCGCCAACATTGTGGACCAGGATTTCTTTGAAGCCTTGGGCCACCGCCACTACCAGGGGGACCCCAAGGCCGATGACGAAACCCTGCGCCGCCTCTGGATCGACCGCATCTACGACACCTACATCGACGAGGAGGAGCTCCGCCACACCGACTACACCATCGCCGAGATCGCCGATGCCCTGGAGCCCCGCCCCTACTCCAGCCGGGAGTTCATCTGGCACATGGGCCGCTACTTGGCGGAAAGGGGCCTAGGGGAGGGGAGCATCGTCCGGGCCGCTTACGAGGAGGGGGTGCCCATCTTCGTGCCCGCCTTCTCCGACTCCTCCGCGGGCTTCGGCCTGGTCTACCACCAGGTGAAAAACCCCAAGGCCCACGTGACCATCGACTCCGTGGCCGACTTCCGCGAGCTCACCGAGATCAAGCTCAAAGCCGGCACCACGGGCCTGGTGATGCTGGGGGGCGGGGTGCCCAAGAACTTCGCCCAGGACATCGTGGTGGCCGCGGAGGTCTTGGGCCACCAGGTGGAGATGCACAAGTACGCCATCCAGATCACCGTGGCCGACGAGCGGGATGGGGGGCTTTCCGGCTCCACCCTCTCCGAGGCCCAAAGCTGGGGCAAGGTGGACGCCGCCCTTTCCCAGATGGTCTTCGCCGAGGCCAGCCTGGCCTTCCCCCTCCTGGCCTCCTACGTGTATCACCGGGCTCCCATGCGGGCCAAGCGGCGCTACGCGGACCTCTTCGCTGAGGAGGTTCCCGCCTAA
- a CDS encoding 2-hydroxyacid dehydrogenase gives MRILSPRLREEVFALLPEEVEVDYLDEPWPKAVDFFLPPFGQEEVVRRVLEQVEVKVVQTLSAGVDWILPLVPEGVVLCDGSGIHDVPVAEWVVMGLLALLKDLPAFLQAQGEGRWAPRVLADLEGKKVLLLGYGSIGRAVEERLRAFGVEVLPVARRPRPGVYTPQDLPHLLPQADAVVVLLPLTPETRGLVGRDFLSWMKPGALLVNAGRGPVVDTEALLEALREGKVRAALDVTDPEPLPSDHSLWRAPGVLITPHVAGLSQGFHRRAARFLAEQVLRYLRGEPLLNVVREGY, from the coding sequence GTGCGCATCTTGAGCCCAAGGCTTAGGGAAGAGGTCTTTGCCCTTTTACCCGAAGAGGTGGAAGTAGATTACCTGGACGAGCCTTGGCCCAAGGCGGTGGACTTCTTCCTGCCTCCTTTCGGCCAGGAGGAGGTGGTGCGGCGGGTGCTGGAACAGGTGGAGGTCAAGGTGGTCCAGACCCTGTCCGCTGGGGTGGACTGGATCCTGCCCCTTGTGCCCGAGGGGGTGGTGCTTTGCGATGGCTCGGGCATCCACGACGTGCCCGTGGCGGAGTGGGTGGTGATGGGCCTTTTGGCCCTCCTTAAGGACCTGCCTGCCTTTTTGCAGGCCCAGGGGGAAGGGCGCTGGGCTCCCAGGGTGCTGGCTGACCTCGAGGGCAAGAAGGTGCTCCTATTGGGCTACGGTTCCATTGGGAGAGCCGTGGAGGAGAGGCTTAGGGCCTTTGGGGTGGAGGTGCTTCCCGTGGCCCGGCGCCCCCGCCCAGGGGTCTACACTCCTCAGGACCTCCCGCATCTTCTGCCCCAGGCGGATGCCGTGGTGGTTCTCCTTCCCCTTACCCCCGAAACACGGGGGCTGGTGGGCCGGGACTTCCTTTCCTGGATGAAGCCGGGAGCCCTTTTGGTGAATGCTGGCCGGGGGCCAGTGGTGGACACAGAAGCCCTCCTCGAGGCGCTACGGGAGGGGAAGGTTCGGGCGGCCTTGGATGTCACCGACCCTGAGCCTTTGCCTTCCGACCATTCTCTTTGGCGGGCTCCTGGAGTCCTCATCACCCCGCATGTGGCCGGGCTTTCCCAGGGTTTCCACCGCCGGGCGGCCCGGTTTTTGGCGGAGCAGGTCCTGCGGTACCTGCGGGGGGAGCCCCTTTTAAACGTGGTGCGGGAGGGGTACTAA
- a CDS encoding GNAT family N-acetyltransferase, which yields MGWPRYGRVTLKPFSAGLTEEEWKGLYETFRDPEVAEWNGSSPLRSPFWLFKRFVLAEMRRKDRLAFVILDERGEYLGTLELYDLTPEEATLGILIGRKDRWGQGYGTEAVRAALSYAFGPLGLTRVKLRTFAHNLRARRAFEKAGFRQVGLGLGPKGREDVYMEVIRGQPEG from the coding sequence CTGGGCTGGCCCCGCTATGGCCGCGTGACCCTGAAGCCCTTTAGCGCGGGGCTCACCGAGGAGGAGTGGAAGGGGCTTTATGAAACCTTCCGTGACCCCGAGGTGGCGGAGTGGAATGGCTCGAGCCCCTTGCGCTCCCCCTTCTGGCTTTTCAAGCGCTTCGTCCTGGCGGAGATGCGTCGCAAGGACCGCCTGGCCTTTGTCATCCTGGACGAGAGGGGAGAGTATCTGGGCACCCTGGAGCTTTACGACCTCACCCCGGAGGAGGCCACCTTGGGCATCCTCATCGGGCGGAAGGACCGCTGGGGCCAGGGCTACGGCACGGAGGCGGTGCGGGCGGCCTTGTCCTACGCCTTCGGTCCCTTGGGGCTTACGCGGGTAAAGCTCCGCACCTTTGCCCATAACCTTAGGGCCAGACGGGCCTTTGAGAAGGCGGGTTTCCGCCAGGTGGGCCTGGGCCTGGGGCCTAAGGGAAGGGAGGATGTGTACATGGAGGTGATCCGTGGTCAGCCGGAAGGCTAG